CTAACTAATAGTTAATCATGGTAATTCGTTTATTTTAATTCTACTGCGTTCCAAGCTCGAACTAAGTTGTAAATGAGAACTTGCAAATCGCTTTTAAACAAGGGACAGATCCACGTTGCGAGAATCTCATGGTTGGTTTCCCCTTCCTTCTGATAGGCAGCAAGAATAATTGTCAATGGACATTTTTAGatggtacattttgttttcccatttcagaccacgtcaTTCCCTCatggaaattttccttttgttttttcattggttatgcgtacatttatacgtgcataagacgagatttgaaagaaactattccctcgagtagcatcacgtggtctgaaatgggaaaacaaagaATACAAGGTCTAGTACTGTCAACTGGAGGCGTCTTTGCCAGAAAGTTATGGCCAAGAACGCTAGACGAATAACGGCATCTTTGATTTTTGATGGCTAGGAAGTTTGTAAGAACACAAGGTGATTGTTGTGTGGGAATTACTCGGTTACACTGCGTGCACTTTTTGTGTTAATATTTCCCCTTTTTGGGCATTGCAAAACGTTTTAAATATTGTATTTCTAAATTTATCCTTCCATCTAAAGTGCTTTGTTTTGTGGtgaatgaatttcattttcacaTCAACCCCTCTGCCCCCCTTCAAAACTCCTGGATCCGCTCATGTAAACGTTTTAATTTTGGAAAACGTTTTCCTGCCAAAATGTTTGCAATACTTTACATGTGCGTTTTGACTTATCTATTTCTATGAACTGTTATTTCAGTCTAGACTGCAGGTAAAGCTTCTCTTGTTTACAGCTGTATGCAGACGAGGTTTAATGGGTCCCTAAAATGGCTCGTTAGCCTTTTTTTCTGTGTGAAAAGCGTTGATAACTGTAGTAACAGCTATTGGTCTTCTTCGCTTTTTAATTTACCAGGGGATTACGACAAAAAACTAAAAGAGCTTGAGCAGGAGGTGAGTGCAGAAGTCGCTGATTATTGTCCAATTGTAAGAAAATAGAAGTGTACGATTTCATGTTTCTTCGTCTCTCTCTTTTCCTGTCGCATCCGAAGGAATGTGGACCTGAAGGGAGAAAAGACGATGGAGCGATAAAGGTTGAGAGCGTGTTAAAAACCCAATCAACATACTGTTCTCCCAGAAGAGACACAACTATCACCTCAATAGaacccattgtgttgccatggaaatgtcaccgTGGatatatcatggaactttgtgatgagtttaACAagtgtacaaagtttcagttctatacagaaaacgttttcagagatattccattttttgtgattttaaatcATTTCGTGTCCGCAACGTGACgtcctctaatttgcataaatcaaaatcttaaGCTatgcaaccaagagtgctataaGAGCTAAACCAAGAGTGctatttgcataaatcaaaatcttaaGCTatgcaaccaagagtgctatcacaataatgTAAACTCGTGTCATATACACCTTAAGCCAAAGAGCGTTATTTAGTACTGAATTTTACTAAATAGGAAAAAAAGGGTTAGTTTAAGCCAGAATTAGCAATTAATAAAAATCAATCTTTGCCGGTGCTTCGAAAAATTCGTAGCAAACAACTAAGGTTCTTTAAAAGGGCACTCGTCTGATTAATATGCACAACTATTTTTAACGTCTTCCATTACAAACACTGTCAATAAGAACCTTTAAACCATTGAAATCCTCATCTTCAGATTGGTACGTTGAAAGCTCAACTCGCCAAAGCTGACAAACCAGGTGGTTTTGCCACCTTGGTCGAAATCTCCTTAGTGGAGGTTTCGACCGTTTCTCAGCGTTCGACTTAGCCTGGCAATCTCTCCATATGGCTGCCGCCGCGGCCTGCAGAGGGAGCACAGCTTCTGGAGGCTCTGGGTGTTGTGGAAATGCGGTCATGGTCAGGAACACAGCCGATGCAAAAACGTCCATCTTGATTTGCTCCCAGACAATCTACTCAAATTGCGACGGAGAGGTATCTGTGCATTGAGGAGAGCGCAAGGCATCGAAGAATGGAGAGACTGTAGGCTATTTCTATAACTACAAGTGCAACTTAGGTGCCAATGGAGGAACAAAAGCTTCAAATTCTGACGAAAGCGTGATGTGTTATAGTTCGTATTTCAGCTTTTGCTGCTGCCGAAGGTAGATCAAAAATCCTCAAAGATGACCTTGCTTTTGGTAGTGAAAGGTCTATAGAAGATGCATTTTGAGTCCCAGACAGGATACGTCACGAGAAGCAGCAAGTGATTTTTCTCGTACCTCTTGGGTCAGCAATTCCCACGTTTCGATAtctgttgttgcttttgtttagGCAAGTGAGTATGATTGAAAAATAAATGCAGTTAAAAGGAAAATACATGCCGGGGCATTCAAAGTTGTCTGAACGAGGCTTGGGAAGATGTGGTTGGCTCTGTTCTGGTGAAACTACGTTCATCGACTTTCCAAAATAAGATCATTTCGTCCACCATTGTCAGAAAGCAGGTGAGTTTTCATACGGCTAGACTGTCTCCCGTTTACAATAATTCTGACTCGTACCTTCAGAATCTGCGTCAACTGTTGATTTCATAAGAAAGGTTATTTTTGAATTCCGGAGCAAATGCAAGAGGTGTGAAGCTTTCCTTTTGTATGACAAATCGAAATATTGCTTTCGAAAGAAACACAATTAAACGGCCGAGTTGAGACAAAACTGCGAGAATCAGAAAAACGGCCAACATAGACGGGACAAAAGCCAAGACACACACCTGAAACCAATCTAGGACTTCCAGGTAACTTGTGGCTGGGCCGTCGATGGTTATTCCAAACGACATCAGAGTGGCTTTTGAGAGATTAATTACTGCCATCAGCGTCAAGATGAGTAGAGAAGCTGTTTCAGATCTGTTGGCGATACAATCCTTAAACGGGCTTTTTATGACATGGTGAAGCATTATGACTATGCAAGCGACAGACATACAAATCAATCGAAACATAGAATTTGTGATGAACGCGTGACAGCAGAGTAGCACCAATCGTCGACAAATCAAAACGCTTTCCCAATACAGCGTTCCATTGTCGTTGTCTTTGGGCTGACGAAACGGGCCATGCATCACTTCTAAAAGGTCCTTGTTATTCTGTGTGACTCGGGAAGTATTGCTTCTTGTTAAAAAGACTTTCTTACATAGCCAGTACATCAGAAATGGCAATGGAAATATGCACGCTCCCAGAAACTCTTTGGCAGAGATTGAGGCTGCGTAAAgttttgacgatccaaagtaTAACACAAGGATGAAGGGTACCACGAACACGATAATATAGGCTAATAAAAGGTACTGCCACCATTGCCAACAAACAATCTCTGCATCGACAAACAGCCGCTTTTCCTTGCCTACAGGAAAACAGTGCATAAGATTGAGGGAAGATTCCGCGAGTCGCTCATAGCCCAACAGAAGTAACTCTACGATGACAGCAATGAAATGGATAACAGATGGCCCTTCTTTTCTCCTTATCTTGTTAAAAGCGAAATGGAGACAGTATATTGTCACTAGTTCTGCCAGAATGAGAAAAATCGTTCCCGATAGCAATACTTCCTTTGTTACAGCTGTAAGTCCGGCAAACGGACATCCTATAGGTCTCTGTAGAGTTCGGACCTGAAAATTAAACACTTCGATGATGGACAGAACAAATGGGATCTTATGGAGAAACAAATGTTCTGCAGATCCCACCATCAATAGTTCGGCGGCTTGGTAAAAGTAGAAGACAATTTTAAGATATCCGCCGGactcagagttttcctccataGTCCCGTCCAATTCAACAATGGCGGTATAACCCTCGCGTTTCCTGAACCAAAATATCTGTTTCCAAAGAAAGCTTAATATGGGAGGCTTTATAAAAAGGTAAACTGCCATTGCAGTCGTGTAGAGAATCGTTATTATCCAAAACATGTGGTTGTTACATTCATTTTTCTTGCGGCACTCAGTAGAAAAGAGTGTCTCACTGTATTCTGGAGCGCACTTTCCACAAAGAAATCCGCTTCGATTTCCAACGCAGTGGTTATATTGTCGAGCATCCGACCGGCTTGGTGGGGTTTGACAATAACCCTCTGGGCATGGATAGAACGTCAACCGAGAGTTGTTCGAATTTGGATATCCCCAGAAATTCGGTCTTGCCacaacatttttctcaatacATGTCGCCCCAAAGGGACACGTATGGCAGTGAACAAATTGGCGAGAATTTAATCCGCGCATAACACCTCTTTGTAAACTGTAGAAACCGGGAGAACACGGCATGCAAGAATAATCTAAAACAGTCACATTGAATTTACAGAAACTACCATCTATCGCGTATCCATACTGGAAGTGCGTTGTGTTTTCAAACAGGAGCTTGCTTCCAGCGCTGCATTTCATGCTGGACTTGTCATCAATGTGGACGTAACCTCCGTTTAGAATGAGCACCATCGGAGAGCGATTTCTTCCAATCAAATTTGAAACCATGGTGGTGTTTTCAATTACCAAAGGTCCTGCACTTTCGGATTTCAAAAACGCGGTTCTTTTGAAAAGATCTCCGTTTGCCGCAGGTCTCTCGGTAGTTCTCAAGAAAGAACAGTCTTTGAAGTGGATTTGGCCCGTCCCATACTCCGCGTAAACATGTCCAGAGCTTAAGTTGGCAAAATTATTCTTAAACTTGCACCTGTTAAAGGTAACGTTTCCATTAATCAAGATAACGGCACCCGCCTTGAGGCCTACGTTCCCTTCGAACGTACTGTCTTCGAAGATTACTGTAGATTTGTAATTCCACAAACGGTGGACATTTTCGTTTGTGTTATTCGGAACACACCCAGATTTTTTAAGGATATCCGGAAGCGATTGAATGGCTACAGA
This genomic stretch from Acropora muricata isolate sample 2 chromosome 5, ASM3666990v1, whole genome shotgun sequence harbors:
- the LOC136917689 gene encoding uncharacterized protein, whose amino-acid sequence is MEILIIHVALVLCCLSEGHSSGEFKYPEIFVSISGSDSARCGQQSNPCKSIAKAVHRVNGNNGRIYLNGTGTEREPFNCSSGTQHGIKVQKNVSILGIISTPTVHISCFGGFMFHRTTERELSISLSDIVFQQTPLTFEGCTFVQLSRCSFRNASTAVYMRNISNTKLNIQSSSFLDNGVSCVRIFLTSKAPRTSLTVNISGTTFQRNGCIGNHSMKVGAVTIESAVKAISSDALVEIICSEANYIRNCGHFVRVKLPNVIVNGTFVDVTLARNEVGRHQKRSRIVESLFYSKATKCYAKLANVGCNSNRLLRCIEIECDESHIEIQNSSFCDQNISHGKGAALSLQATSYAVLHVLDSLFKNNTAEAGGALYLHSENGTIKLLLSRVNFTECAAEKYGCTMLIGSPQGSRITNGTATFKLIANFNGIHVDNCSAIKVPKKRRTCNVFHFLVFSANFKISDSSWTNNRNGTDATFVVGNTGGKTDITITKCFFGNNSARIYSSVIFEALNTHAGSVLIENTTFLNQHKNIGDQENHALRITPEFRIKLSNVVISSRNATGLVISSSEGTKPKDNKVNIDISRSTFLNCAQDILVNLINSMDIKFTITNSIFSTKNAGPKDLGISLTEKNVNMRNTTNTSIRLENVTFLSRPCNAFDQLSPGLKTIQIRNSTFKDAVCSHRRLSKYHHYFARAGSVAIQSLPDILKKSGCVPNNTNENVHRLWNYKSTVIFEDSTFEGNVGLKAGAVILINGNVTFNRCKFKNNFANLSSGHVYAEYGTGQIHFKDCSFLRTTERPAANGDLFKRTAFLKSESAGPLVIENTTMVSNLIGRNRSPMVLILNGGYVHIDDKSSMKCSAGSKLLFENTTHFQYGYAIDGSFCKFNVTVLDYSCMPCSPGFYSLQRGVMRGLNSRQFVHCHTCPFGATCIEKNVVARPNFWGYPNSNNSRLTFYPCPEGYCQTPPSRSDARQYNHCVGNRSGFLCGKCAPEYSETLFSTECRKKNECNNHMFWIITILYTTAMAVYLFIKPPILSFLWKQIFWFRKREGYTAIVELDGTMEENSESGGYLKIVFYFYQAAELLMVGSAEHLFLHKIPFVLSIIEVFNFQVRTLQRPIGCPFAGLTAVTKEVLLSGTIFLILAELVTIYCLHFAFNKIRRKEGPSVIHFIAVIVELLLLGYERLAESSLNLMHCFPVGKEKRLFVDAEIVCWQWWQYLLLAYIIVFVVPFILVLYFGSSKLYAASISAKEFLGACIFPLPFLMYWLCKKVFLTRSNTSRVTQNNKDLLEVMHGPFRQPKDNDNGTLYWESVLICRRLVLLCCHAFITNSMFRLICMSVACIVIMLHHVIKSPFKDCIANRSETASLLILTLMAVINLSKATLMSFGITIDGPATSYLEVLDWFQVCVLAFVPSMLAVFLILAVLSQLGRLIVFLSKAIFRFVIQKESFTPLAFAPEFKNNLSYEINS